The proteins below are encoded in one region of Micromonospora sp. DSM 45708:
- a CDS encoding CAP domain-containing protein, whose product MYRWTDPIDPDDASRRPEPPTDQGPAWLTDRPEPRSSYLFGDESGRPPAGHLPPTLDADRYGDTARPGHGPADATEAHPGWGHPAEPGYGPAAGYGHGDQPGYGPAAHPGHRPAAASGYDQSGYDQSGYGPAAAPGYDRPGHAQPQPQPTYDPRAAYAPGVSHPAGRDRWNGEEPAGGWEQPTAAWQPVTDTPAGDDRHRPKRRLSRPFVIGGAAAAATLVVSLGVGAVLLPGDDGPAERTAADAPVAAAPLPTGETDATPSADASASGSASASPSVAPTTVRPSPTKKVAPKPSRTTAPSRQQQRSSAPSGTTARTTSSGGLSAELQQVVDLVNQERAKAGCKALGVDSKLTLAAQRHSQDQADHKTMTHDGSDGSDVGQRLDRAGYAWRAYGENVAWNQQSPAAVMDAWMNSPGHRANILNCSFTEIGVGVARSNGPYWTQDFGTPR is encoded by the coding sequence GTGTACCGCTGGACCGATCCGATCGACCCGGACGACGCCTCCCGGCGCCCGGAGCCGCCGACCGACCAGGGTCCGGCGTGGCTCACCGACCGGCCGGAGCCGCGGTCGTCGTACCTCTTCGGGGACGAGTCCGGACGGCCGCCCGCCGGCCACCTGCCGCCCACGCTCGACGCCGACCGCTACGGCGACACCGCCCGGCCCGGCCACGGCCCGGCCGACGCCACCGAGGCGCACCCGGGCTGGGGCCACCCGGCCGAGCCGGGGTACGGCCCGGCCGCCGGGTACGGCCACGGTGACCAGCCGGGGTACGGCCCGGCCGCGCACCCGGGACACCGCCCCGCCGCCGCGTCCGGCTACGACCAGTCCGGCTACGACCAGTCCGGCTACGGGCCCGCCGCCGCGCCCGGCTACGACCGGCCCGGCCACGCCCAGCCGCAGCCGCAGCCGACGTACGACCCCCGGGCGGCGTACGCGCCGGGCGTCAGCCACCCGGCGGGCCGGGACCGCTGGAACGGCGAGGAGCCGGCCGGCGGGTGGGAGCAGCCCACCGCCGCCTGGCAGCCGGTGACCGACACCCCGGCCGGCGACGACCGGCACCGGCCGAAGCGGCGACTGTCCCGTCCGTTCGTGATCGGTGGCGCCGCCGCCGCGGCCACCCTCGTGGTGAGCCTGGGCGTGGGCGCGGTGCTGCTGCCCGGCGACGACGGGCCGGCCGAGCGGACCGCCGCGGACGCGCCGGTGGCCGCCGCCCCGCTGCCGACCGGGGAGACCGACGCCACGCCGTCGGCAGACGCGTCCGCCTCCGGCTCGGCGTCCGCCAGCCCGTCCGTCGCGCCGACCACGGTCAGGCCGAGCCCGACGAAGAAGGTCGCGCCGAAGCCGAGCCGGACCACCGCCCCGTCGCGTCAGCAGCAGCGCAGCAGCGCGCCGAGCGGCACCACCGCCCGGACCACCTCCTCGGGCGGGCTCAGCGCCGAGTTGCAGCAGGTCGTCGACCTGGTCAACCAGGAGCGGGCCAAGGCCGGCTGCAAGGCGCTCGGCGTCGACTCCAAGCTGACGCTCGCCGCCCAGCGGCACAGCCAGGACCAGGCCGACCACAAGACCATGACGCACGACGGCAGCGACGGCAGCGACGTCGGGCAACGGCTCGACCGGGCCGGCTACGCCTGGCGGGCGTACGGCGAGAACGTCGCCTGGAACCAGCAGAGCCCGGCCGCGGTGATGGACGCCTGGATGAACTCCCCGGGCCACCGGGCCAACATCCTGAACTGCTCGTTCACCGAGATCGGGGTGGGCGTGGCGCGCAGCAACGGGCCTTACTGGACGCAGGACTTCGGCACCCCGCGCTGA
- the smc gene encoding chromosome segregation protein SMC: MHLKSLTVKGFKSFASATTLKLEPGITCVVGPNGSGKSNVVDAIAWVLGEQGAKALRGGKMEDVIFAGTAGRAPLGRAEVTLTIDNTDGALPIEYTEVSITRRMFRSGESEYEINGDSCRLLDIQELLSDSGIGREMHIIVGQGRLDGMLHAKPEDRRAFIEEAAGVLKHRKRKEKALRKLDAMQVNLNRLTDLTAELRRQLKPLGRQAEVARRAAAIQANLRDARLRLLADDLHTLRTTLDKEIADETALRERREQIEGEHGEVQGRLGELEAALAEDAPLLAAAQDTWYRLSALQERFRSIEQLARERLRHLSATGDDERPGRDPEQLEAESRRVREQEEELRAALTDDQIRLAEAVEHRQELERQLAAAERELVAAAKAIADRREGLARLTGQVNSARARTTSAGEEIERLAAAHADALGRADQAQADLDAVAEQSTEADRDNADLDTRHAEAVAGHERAQATVRGLVDAERAAEKDAATWKAREEALALGLRRKDGAGALLARADQVPGLLGSLAGLLTVAPGDEAALAAALGGLADAVAVTGVDEAVEAMRMLKISDAGRAGLLVGSPAGPGMDGSADALRPKLPEGARWAPDLVECAAGIRPAVHRALRDVALVDDLAAAAELVAANPELRAVTPDGDVVGAYAAAGGSAKAPSFIEVQAAVEEARANRATAERTATELREQLVEARAEVTVAKEAVQHAAAAKREAESHRNAAARRLAELGAAARSAKAETDRLGDSRARAEAARERDLTALAELEERLRLAEVTPIDAEPSTEERDQLAAMVPQARQNEMEVRLAVRTAEERVSSIAGRADSLARQATAERAARERAAARRAARTRGAEIARAVVGGAREALTRLAVSLARAEEHRDAVARERAAREAELSEVRGAAKRLAAELERLTSQVHRDEVARAEQRMRIEQLEAKAAEDFGLDVPTLVAEYGPDQLVPPTDADVAQAEKDGRPVPDPVRFERPAQEKRAAKAERELALLGKVNPLALEEFAALEERFKFLSEQLEDLKATRRDLLTVVKDVDDRILEVFASAFADTAREFEQVFTVLFPGGEGRLVLTDPEDLLATGVEVEARPPGKKIKRLSLLSGGERSLTAVAMLVAIFRARPSPFYIMDEVEAALDDVNLGRLITLMAQLREKSQLIVITHQKRTMEIADALYGVTMRSGVTQVISQRLNRAEDNGQETDE, encoded by the coding sequence GTGCATCTCAAGAGCTTGACGGTGAAGGGCTTCAAGTCCTTCGCCTCCGCCACGACGCTGAAGCTGGAGCCCGGGATCACCTGCGTGGTCGGTCCGAACGGCTCCGGCAAGTCCAACGTCGTCGACGCCATCGCCTGGGTGCTCGGCGAGCAGGGCGCCAAGGCGCTGCGCGGCGGCAAGATGGAGGACGTCATCTTCGCCGGCACCGCCGGGCGGGCGCCGCTGGGCCGGGCCGAGGTCACCCTCACCATCGACAACACCGACGGCGCGCTGCCGATCGAGTACACCGAGGTCTCCATCACCCGCCGGATGTTCCGCTCCGGCGAGAGCGAGTACGAGATCAACGGCGACTCCTGCCGCCTGCTCGACATCCAGGAGCTGCTCTCCGACTCGGGCATCGGCCGGGAGATGCACATCATCGTCGGTCAGGGCCGGCTCGACGGCATGCTGCACGCCAAGCCGGAGGACCGGCGGGCGTTCATCGAGGAGGCGGCCGGCGTCCTCAAGCACCGCAAGCGCAAGGAGAAGGCGCTGCGGAAGCTCGACGCGATGCAGGTGAACCTCAACCGGCTCACCGACCTCACCGCCGAGCTGCGTCGGCAGCTCAAGCCGCTGGGCCGGCAGGCCGAGGTGGCCCGGCGGGCCGCCGCCATCCAGGCCAACCTGCGCGACGCCCGGCTCCGGCTGCTCGCCGACGACCTGCACACGCTGCGGACCACGCTGGACAAGGAGATCGCCGACGAGACCGCGCTGCGCGAGCGGCGCGAGCAGATCGAGGGCGAGCACGGTGAGGTGCAGGGCCGCCTCGGTGAGCTGGAGGCGGCCCTCGCCGAGGACGCCCCGCTGCTGGCGGCGGCCCAGGACACCTGGTACCGCCTCTCCGCCTTGCAGGAGCGGTTCCGGTCCATCGAGCAGCTCGCCCGGGAGCGCCTGCGTCACCTCAGCGCCACCGGTGACGACGAGCGGCCCGGCCGTGACCCGGAGCAGCTGGAGGCGGAGTCCCGGCGGGTCCGCGAGCAGGAGGAGGAACTACGCGCCGCGCTCACCGACGACCAGATCCGGCTCGCCGAGGCGGTCGAGCACCGGCAGGAGCTGGAACGGCAGCTCGCCGCCGCCGAACGGGAGCTGGTGGCCGCCGCCAAGGCCATCGCCGACCGGCGCGAGGGGCTGGCCCGGCTGACCGGTCAGGTCAACTCCGCCCGGGCACGGACCACCAGCGCCGGCGAGGAGATCGAACGGCTCGCCGCGGCGCACGCCGACGCGCTGGGCCGCGCCGACCAGGCGCAGGCCGACCTGGACGCGGTCGCCGAGCAGTCCACCGAGGCGGACCGGGACAACGCCGACCTGGACACCCGGCACGCCGAGGCGGTCGCCGGGCACGAGCGGGCCCAGGCGACGGTGCGCGGTCTCGTCGACGCCGAGCGGGCGGCCGAGAAGGACGCCGCCACCTGGAAGGCCCGCGAGGAGGCGCTCGCGCTCGGCCTGCGCCGCAAGGACGGCGCCGGGGCGCTGCTGGCCCGCGCCGACCAGGTGCCGGGCCTGCTCGGCAGCCTCGCCGGGCTGCTCACCGTCGCGCCCGGCGACGAGGCGGCGCTCGCCGCCGCGCTGGGTGGGCTCGCCGACGCGGTGGCGGTCACCGGCGTGGACGAGGCCGTCGAGGCGATGCGGATGCTCAAGATCTCCGACGCCGGGCGGGCCGGGCTGCTGGTCGGCAGCCCCGCCGGGCCCGGCATGGACGGGTCGGCGGACGCGCTGCGCCCGAAGCTGCCCGAGGGTGCCCGCTGGGCGCCCGACCTGGTGGAGTGCGCCGCCGGAATCCGCCCGGCCGTGCACCGGGCGCTGCGGGACGTGGCGCTCGTCGACGACCTCGCCGCCGCCGCCGAGCTGGTCGCCGCGAACCCGGAGCTGCGCGCGGTCACCCCGGACGGCGACGTGGTCGGGGCGTACGCGGCGGCCGGTGGGTCGGCCAAGGCGCCCAGCTTCATCGAGGTGCAGGCCGCGGTCGAGGAGGCCCGCGCCAACCGGGCCACCGCCGAGCGCACCGCCACCGAGCTGCGGGAGCAACTGGTCGAGGCGCGGGCCGAGGTGACCGTCGCGAAGGAGGCCGTGCAGCACGCCGCCGCCGCGAAGCGGGAGGCGGAGAGCCACCGCAACGCCGCCGCCCGACGCCTCGCCGAGCTGGGCGCCGCGGCCCGGTCGGCCAAGGCGGAGACGGACCGGCTCGGCGACTCCCGGGCCCGTGCCGAGGCGGCCCGGGAGCGGGACCTGACGGCGTTGGCCGAGCTGGAGGAGCGGCTGCGGCTGGCCGAGGTCACCCCGATCGACGCCGAACCGTCGACCGAGGAACGCGACCAGCTCGCCGCCATGGTGCCGCAGGCCCGGCAGAACGAGATGGAGGTCCGGCTCGCGGTGCGTACCGCCGAGGAGCGGGTCTCCTCGATCGCCGGCCGGGCCGACTCGCTGGCCCGGCAGGCGACCGCCGAGCGCGCCGCGCGCGAGCGCGCGGCGGCCCGGCGCGCGGCCCGCACCCGGGGCGCGGAGATCGCCCGCGCCGTGGTCGGCGGCGCGCGCGAGGCGCTCACCCGGCTCGCCGTCTCGCTCGCCCGGGCCGAGGAGCACCGGGACGCCGTCGCCCGCGAGCGCGCCGCCCGCGAGGCCGAGCTGTCCGAGGTACGCGGCGCGGCCAAGCGGCTCGCCGCCGAGCTGGAGCGGCTCACCAGCCAGGTGCACCGGGACGAGGTGGCCCGTGCCGAGCAGCGGATGCGCATCGAGCAGTTGGAGGCGAAGGCCGCCGAGGACTTCGGCCTGGACGTGCCCACACTGGTCGCCGAGTACGGCCCGGACCAGCTCGTGCCGCCCACCGACGCGGACGTCGCGCAGGCCGAGAAGGACGGCCGGCCGGTGCCCGACCCGGTCCGCTTCGAGCGGCCGGCGCAGGAGAAGCGGGCCGCCAAGGCGGAGCGGGAACTGGCCCTGCTCGGCAAGGTGAACCCGCTCGCGCTGGAGGAGTTCGCCGCGCTGGAGGAGCGCTTCAAGTTCCTCTCCGAGCAGCTGGAGGACCTCAAGGCCACCCGGCGGGACCTGCTCACCGTGGTCAAGGACGTGGACGACCGGATCCTGGAGGTCTTCGCCAGCGCGTTCGCCGACACCGCGCGGGAGTTCGAGCAGGTCTTCACCGTGCTCTTTCCCGGCGGTGAGGGCCGGCTGGTGCTCACCGACCCGGAGGACCTGCTCGCCACCGGCGTCGAGGTCGAGGCCCGCCCGCCGGGCAAGAAGATCAAGCGGCTCTCGCTGCTCTCCGGCGGCGAGCGGTCGTTGACCGCGGTGGCCATGCTGGTGGCGATCTTCCGCGCCCGGCCCAGCCCGTTCTACATCATGGACGAGGTGGAGGCGGCGCTCGACGACGTGAACCTGGGCCGGCTGATCACGCTGATGGCACAGTTGCGGGAGAAGAGCCAGCTGATCGTCATCACCCACCAGAAGCGGACCATGGAGATCGCCGACGCGCTCTACGGCGTGACGATGCGCAGCGGCGTGACCCAGGTGATCAGCCAGCGGCTCAACCGGGCCGAGGACAACGGGCAGGAGACAGACGAGTGA